One region of Salvelinus namaycush isolate Seneca chromosome 3, SaNama_1.0, whole genome shotgun sequence genomic DNA includes:
- the LOC120044829 gene encoding uncharacterized protein LOC120044829, giving the protein MSLLSLVDEAIKLCKVEETKINEHILQYREILRSLRPQQEDCKEIELTDDVEKDPDVQLEERREMELLNRLLERALRVRVGTAPQKDPQNCTGPKKEPMDTTQGKGRALTPGGTKGNKNGIKTTSKPITMDKKESRKYSASHLYRGGRGRMGHPVGHSGQGRASMIRSSVQIQKRSVVSSKEFPPQSSGKAVKQAGPPGPVSHNQGQSPQASSAHHQVEVSHRWLSAAATSFQPPNGDTVSVSHMEGMPKAHVISPPQNGAPTQWLTKWISLRTKQSRLWDKVLALQSKPVAERSHFTERVKATFPRECPTSGRPADTGAQVDRLTQLCTDLSHCYQSERLLLLTGQTFRTSGTEPGTSPARGDAEGGMEGGITTCQKREHETLLMLEGLDKMVADLRKHAGQLRKEREAWDRWRRPKGEGAGAFCPVRSKGEWGDLSGVTPLPPTLTYTSQAELQEVERLRLRVELLQQEVHLHQALSDTMVMPSAPGLPNPAALRDIYSLLGEGGVMFPTLVLDTEPD; this is encoded by the exons ATGTCACTGCTTAGCCTTGTGGATGAAGCCATCAAGTTGTGCAAAGTAGAGGAGACCAAGATAAACGAGCACATCCTTCAATACAGGGAGATACTGCGTTCTTT GAGACCACAGCAGGAAGACTGCAAGGAAATAGAACTGACAGATGATGTTGAAAAGG ACCCAGATGTCCAACTGGAGGAGAGACGGGAGATGGAACTGCTGAATCGATTGCTGGAGAGGGCCCTCAGAGTTCGCGTTGGCACAGCACCCCAAAAAGACCCTCAGAACTGTACAGGACCAAAGAAAGAACCAATGGACACTACACAGGGAAAGGGAAGGGCTCTGACCCCAGGTGGCACCAAAGGGAATAAAAATGGCATTAAAACTACCTCCAAACCCATCACGATGGACAAAAAAGAGTCCAGAAAGTATTCTGCGTCCCATCTCTAcaggggtggaagggggaggatGGGTCATCCGGTAGGTCATTCAGGACAAGGCAGGGCAAGCATGATCAGAAGCTCTGTCCAGATCCAGAAACGATCTGTCGTGTCATCAAAGGAGTTTCCACCCCAGTCCTCTGGGAAGGCAGTGAAGCAGGCTGGTCCTCCAGGTCCTGTGTCACATAATCAGGGTCAATCACCGCAGGCCTCATCAGCACATCATCAGGTTGAGGTGTCCCACAGGTGGTTGTCAGCTGCAGCCACTTCCTTCCAGCCCCCTAACGGGGACACGGTGTCTGTTTCACACATGGAGGGGATGCCAAAAGCACATGTAATTTCACCTCCACAGAATGG AGCTCCCACACAGTGGTTAACTAAATGGATCAGTCTAAGGACCAAACAAAGCAG GTTATGGGACAAAGTCCTGGCTCTACAATCCAAACCTGTGGCGGAGAGGAGTCACTTCACGGAGAGAGTGAAAGCCACT TTCCCCAGAGAGTGTCCAACCAGTGGCAGACCGGCCGACACCGGGGCTCAGGTGGACAGACTGACACAGCTTTGCACGGATCTGAGTCATTGCTACCAGAGCGAGCGGCTGCTGCTGCTGACTGGCCAGACCTTCAGAACCTCTGGCACTGAGCCAGGTACCAGCCCAGCCAGAGGAGATGCAGAaggggggatggaaggagggataa CAACATGCCAGAAGAGGGAACATGAGACCTTGCTGATGCTGGAAGGCCTGGACAAGATGGTGGCAGACCTCCGTAAACATGCTGGACAGCTGAGAAAAG AGCGGGAGGCATGGGATCGATGGAGGAGGCCGAAGGGGGAAGGAGCGGGCGCGTTCTGCCCCGTCAGAAGTAAGGGCGAGTGGGGTGACCTGAGTGGGGTGACCCCCTTGCCCCCCACCCTGACCTACACCAGCCAGGCAGAGCTCCAGGAGGTGGAGAGGCTGAGGTTGCGAGTGGAGCTGCTACAGCAGGAGGTGCACCTGCATCAG GCTCTCTCTGACACCATGGTCATGCCCTCCGCTCCTGGACTTCCCAACCCCGCCGCGCTCCGTGACATTTACTCCCTGCttggagagggaggggtgatgtTTCCTACTCTGGTTCTGGACACAGAACCTGACTAA